A stretch of Pseudomonas taetrolens DNA encodes these proteins:
- a CDS encoding glycoside hydrolase family 5 protein, whose translation MLLNSNALAGETIDFWNTPQHGGNSFNRLPPSLDYFQALKGYGATWVRLSYDKWQPQQRDFLLGTADRYTGLMPADLATLKATLDRAQAAGLKVVVTPLSLPGMRWRQNNGDRFDDRLWQDKTYWDQSAQFWTDLARALKDHPAVAAYNLVNEPAPERQARLPEHASPAAMRTWYARHQQTARNLPAFYNQVIRAIRRVDSRTPIMVDAGWYAAADAFAYWPGLLDDTHVLYSVHMYEPYAATSAPNINRPIPYRYPGRVEFAGKQRLWNKARVASYLQVPVQWAEKHRLPVNRLVVGEFGCMRRLPDCRQYLEDVLSVLDETRLHWAFYSFREDTWDGMDYELGTAKVPWAYWEAIERRQPDPVPRRATGVFEPIRARLAARPASSAE comes from the coding sequence ATGCTGCTGAACAGTAACGCCCTGGCCGGTGAAACCATCGATTTCTGGAACACACCGCAACACGGCGGCAACAGTTTCAATCGCCTGCCGCCTTCACTGGACTATTTCCAGGCCCTGAAAGGCTATGGCGCCACCTGGGTCCGACTGTCCTATGACAAATGGCAACCACAGCAGCGCGACTTCCTGCTGGGCACGGCAGACCGCTATACCGGGCTGATGCCCGCGGATCTGGCAACGCTCAAGGCCACGCTGGACCGGGCCCAGGCGGCGGGGCTCAAGGTCGTGGTCACGCCGTTGTCGCTGCCGGGCATGCGCTGGCGGCAAAACAACGGCGACCGTTTCGATGACCGGCTGTGGCAAGACAAAACCTATTGGGATCAATCGGCGCAATTTTGGACGGATCTGGCCCGCGCCCTAAAGGACCACCCGGCCGTGGCCGCCTACAATCTGGTGAACGAGCCGGCACCTGAACGCCAGGCCCGGCTACCGGAACATGCGTCGCCCGCGGCCATGCGCACCTGGTATGCCCGCCACCAACAGACCGCACGCAACCTGCCGGCCTTCTATAACCAGGTCATCCGCGCGATTCGCCGGGTGGATTCGCGCACGCCGATCATGGTCGATGCCGGCTGGTACGCCGCAGCTGACGCCTTTGCATACTGGCCCGGCCTGCTCGACGATACGCACGTGCTGTACAGCGTGCACATGTACGAACCCTATGCCGCCACCAGTGCGCCCAACATCAACCGTCCGATTCCTTACCGCTACCCCGGAAGAGTCGAATTTGCAGGCAAGCAACGTCTTTGGAACAAAGCACGCGTCGCCTCGTATCTGCAGGTGCCGGTGCAATGGGCCGAAAAGCACCGGTTGCCCGTCAACCGGCTGGTGGTTGGCGAGTTCGGTTGCATGCGCAGGCTCCCGGACTGCCGGCAGTACCTGGAAGACGTCCTCAGTGTGCTGGACGAGACCCGATTGCATTGGGCCTTCTACAGCTTTCGCGAAGACACCTGGGATGGCATGGATTACGAGCTGGGCACAGCCAAGGTGCCCTGGGCCTATTGGGAGGCCATCGAACGCCGGCAACCCGATCCTGTGCCACGTCGGGCCACCGGTGTGTTCGAGCCCATCCGTGCGCGGTTGGCAGCACGTCCGGCATCCTCTGCCGAGTAA
- a CDS encoding glycosyltransferase: MSSTRPTRVLIIGYVWPEPRSSAAGGHMMQIIESFLQCGWQITFSSPAGVGEHKADLAALGIDEVTIELNNSSFDGFIRELAPDIVLFDRFMMEEQFGWRVEKHCPNALRVLETSDLQSLRDARQQQLKARLKHTPDQDDFSSLFAPARGETFEQMAGTDLAQREIAAIYRSDLNLMISEYEIELLTEQFQVPKALLHWCPLMVDSVPETFVPYDQRQHFLSIGNFRHAPNWDSVLWMKTSIWPLIRQQLPGAQLHVYGAYTPPKATALHNPAQGFHVLNWAEDALAVMSNARICLAPLRFGAGIKGKIADAMLCGTPNVTTPVGAEGMHGDLPWAGAIEQSAGAIAARAVELYQNPQAWHQAQQHGRTLLTERYLQATHGPALVQRIEACRAHLEQHRRNNFTGAMLRHHQHKSTQYMSQWIEAKNRTV; the protein is encoded by the coding sequence ATGTCGTCCACTCGCCCTACCCGTGTCCTGATTATCGGTTACGTGTGGCCCGAGCCGCGCTCTTCGGCCGCTGGCGGGCACATGATGCAAATCATCGAGAGCTTTTTGCAGTGCGGCTGGCAGATCACCTTCAGCAGCCCGGCCGGGGTTGGCGAACACAAGGCTGATTTGGCAGCGCTGGGTATCGATGAAGTCACGATCGAGCTGAATAACAGCAGTTTTGACGGGTTCATTCGCGAACTGGCGCCGGACATCGTCCTGTTCGACCGCTTCATGATGGAAGAGCAGTTCGGCTGGCGCGTCGAAAAGCACTGCCCGAACGCCTTGCGCGTGCTGGAAACCTCGGATTTGCAGAGCCTGCGCGACGCCCGCCAGCAGCAGCTCAAGGCACGGCTCAAGCACACCCCCGACCAGGACGACTTCAGTAGTCTGTTCGCCCCGGCCCGGGGCGAAACCTTTGAGCAGATGGCCGGCACTGACCTGGCGCAACGGGAAATTGCCGCGATCTACCGCAGTGACCTGAACCTGATGATTTCCGAATACGAAATCGAGCTGCTGACCGAGCAATTCCAGGTGCCCAAGGCCCTGCTGCACTGGTGTCCGCTGATGGTTGACAGCGTCCCCGAAACATTCGTGCCCTATGACCAGCGCCAGCACTTTCTGAGCATCGGCAATTTCCGCCATGCCCCCAACTGGGACTCCGTGCTGTGGATGAAGACCAGCATCTGGCCGCTGATCCGCCAGCAACTGCCCGGTGCGCAGTTGCATGTGTATGGCGCCTATACCCCGCCCAAAGCCACCGCGCTGCATAACCCGGCTCAAGGCTTTCATGTCCTCAACTGGGCCGAAGACGCCCTGGCGGTGATGAGTAACGCCCGAATCTGCCTGGCGCCCCTGCGTTTTGGCGCGGGCATTAAAGGCAAGATCGCCGACGCCATGCTCTGCGGCACCCCCAATGTCACCACCCCCGTGGGTGCTGAAGGCATGCACGGCGACCTGCCGTGGGCCGGTGCCATCGAGCAAAGCGCGGGCGCCATTGCAGCCCGCGCCGTCGAGCTGTACCAAAACCCCCAGGCCTGGCATCAGGCCCAGCAGCACGGCCGGACCCTGTTGACCGAGCGCTACCTGCAAGCGACTCATGGTCCGGCACTGGTACAACGCATCGAAGCCTGTCGCGCCCACCTTGAGCAGCACCGGCGCAACAACTTCACCGGGGCCATGCTGCGTCATCACCAGCACAAAAGTACGCAGTACATGTCGCAATGGATCGAAGCCAAAAACCGTACGGTTTGA
- the cobW gene encoding cobalamin biosynthesis protein CobW: MKTLAKTPVTIVTGFLGSGKTTLLRHILDNAQGRRIAIIVNEFGELGIDGEILKQCAIGCTEEEANGRVYELANGCLCCTVQEEFFPVMRELVARRGDIDHILIETSGLALPKPLVQAFQWPEIRSACTVDAVITVVDSPAVAAGTFAAFPDQVDAQRKLDPNLDHESPLHELFADQLASADLVILNKTDLISPADLEKVRAEVAEELPPAVKVIEASSGRLPLDVLLGLDAGSEDHIDARHSHHDHHHDGDDDHDDHDHDAFDSISIELPQAEERALMQALSQLVVAHGILRVKGFAAIPGKSMRLLIQGVGTRFDKHFDRAWAPDEPRTTKLVLIGQDLDAALLESTLRTALSA, encoded by the coding sequence ATGAAAACACTGGCCAAAACCCCCGTCACCATCGTTACCGGTTTTCTCGGTTCGGGCAAAACTACCTTGCTGCGTCATATCCTCGATAACGCACAGGGCCGTCGCATTGCGATCATCGTCAATGAATTCGGCGAGCTGGGTATCGATGGCGAAATCCTCAAGCAATGCGCCATCGGTTGCACGGAAGAAGAAGCCAACGGTCGTGTCTACGAGCTGGCCAATGGCTGCTTGTGCTGCACCGTGCAGGAAGAGTTCTTTCCGGTAATGCGCGAGCTGGTGGCGCGCCGTGGCGATATCGATCATATCCTGATCGAAACTTCGGGCCTGGCCTTGCCCAAGCCGTTGGTTCAAGCCTTCCAGTGGCCGGAAATTCGCAGCGCCTGCACGGTGGATGCGGTGATCACCGTGGTCGACAGCCCGGCCGTTGCTGCCGGGACGTTCGCCGCGTTCCCGGATCAGGTCGATGCCCAGCGCAAGCTCGATCCCAACCTGGACCACGAATCGCCGCTGCATGAGCTGTTCGCTGACCAACTGGCCAGCGCCGACCTGGTGATTCTGAACAAAACCGACCTGATCAGCCCGGCCGACCTGGAAAAGGTTCGTGCTGAAGTCGCTGAAGAGCTGCCGCCAGCCGTGAAAGTTATCGAAGCCAGCAGCGGACGGCTGCCGCTGGACGTGCTGCTGGGCCTGGATGCCGGTTCGGAAGACCATATCGACGCCCGCCACAGTCACCACGACCATCACCACGATGGCGATGATGACCACGACGATCACGATCACGATGCGTTCGACTCGATTTCCATCGAACTGCCGCAGGCTGAAGAGCGCGCACTGATGCAGGCCCTGAGCCAATTGGTGGTCGCCCACGGCATTCTGCGGGTCAAAGGCTTTGCCGCCATTCCGGGCAAGTCGATGCGCTTGCTGATCCAGGGGGTGGGCACGCGTTTTGACAAGCACTTTGACCGCGCCTGGGCGCCAGACGAGCCGCGTACCACCAAACTGGTGCTGATCGGTCAAGACCTGGACGCGGCGTTGCTTGAGTCCACCTTGCGCACAGCGTTGAGTGCTTAA
- the cobN gene encoding cobaltochelatase subunit CobN, translating to MHLLRTQPGGFVADDNIADLGQTPAELVILCSGDSSLALLADAAQQLPEDYPSLRLANPMQVQNHGSVDLYVDEVLQHAKVIVLSLHGGIGYWRYGIERLVQLAERGVTLILVPGDDRPDPELSALSTVPAEHAERLWHFLRQGGRHNALQLYRCLASQWLGRDYPWEEPRTLPRTAIYHPVHTSPGLQDWQADWHAGQPVAALLFYRSHLQAANTAFVDVFCQRLLAAGLNPLPIAVASLKEPGCLNMVQDVLDEVEAGVILNTTGFAQSSPEAPHLRPFRRNIPVIQAICAQDNQPGWEASEQGLGPRDLAMHIALPELDGRIISRPISFKDLAWRSERSQSDVVCYRAHPERMDFVAELAHRWIELARLPNPQKRIALILANYPTRDGRIGNGVGLDTPAAALNILRALQAEGYPLDAELPETGTALIQALLGGVSNDLDTLDLRPCQQSLALDDYWAMFQRLPEVNRQAVLERWGGPENDPMFRNGRLMIAGLRFGLTFVGIQPARGYQVDASAVYHDPDLVPPHAYLAFYFWLRNTYGAHAVVHVGKHGNLEWLPGKGVGLSEHCWPDAILGPMPNVYPFIVNDPGEGAQAKRRTQAVIIDHLMPPLTRAETYGPLRDLELLADEYYEAQLLDPRRAQELQRDILKLVRETRIDRELQLDESLGSDADAAIWLPRLDTYLCDLKESQIRDGLHIFGESPAGRLRIDTLQALLRIPRGDGRGAQSSVLRALANAFELCFDPLDCALAEPWTAHQPRELQRLNDEVWRTAGDTRERLELYAAQLIEQALNGTLCLPESEQWADVRAIFAELLAGVAPRLDACGPAEMQGLLDALSGRFVPAGPSGAPSRGRLDVLPTGRNFFSVDVRNLPTTTAWRIGFQSATLILERHLQDHGEHLLQLGLSVWGTATMRTGGDDIAQAMALMGVRPVWATGSQRVDDFEILPVSLLDRPRVDVTLRVSGFFRDAFANLIRLFDAAVQAVAALDEPDELNPLAAKVRSEREQLEREGLTPEAAARQAGWRVFGAKPGAYGAGVQGAIDGRLWESRDDLAEVYLNWGGYAYGAADEGTAARGQFARRLSQVQAVVQNQDNREHDVLDSNDYYQFQGGMLAAVESLSGQQAASYHGDHSQPDLPKIRTLKEELNRVIRSRAANPKWIEGVKRHGYKGAFEMAATLDNLFAFDATTQLIDDHQYALLADAYVLDPDTREFVREHNPHALRDMTERLLEAQQRGLWSEPGEYREALENLLLDIEEE from the coding sequence ATGCATTTGCTCAGGACCCAGCCCGGTGGCTTTGTAGCGGACGACAATATTGCCGACCTCGGCCAGACCCCCGCCGAGCTGGTGATCCTGTGCAGCGGTGATTCAAGCCTGGCACTGCTCGCAGACGCTGCGCAGCAGTTGCCTGAAGATTATCCAAGCCTGCGTCTGGCCAACCCGATGCAGGTGCAAAACCATGGCTCGGTCGACTTGTATGTCGATGAGGTGCTGCAGCACGCCAAAGTGATTGTGCTGTCGTTGCATGGCGGTATTGGCTACTGGCGTTACGGCATCGAACGGTTGGTGCAGTTGGCCGAGCGCGGAGTGACGCTGATCCTGGTGCCGGGCGACGATCGTCCCGACCCGGAGCTCAGCGCCCTGAGTACGGTGCCGGCCGAGCACGCCGAGCGGCTCTGGCACTTTTTACGCCAGGGCGGACGACACAACGCGCTGCAACTCTATCGGTGCCTGGCCAGCCAATGGCTGGGCCGGGATTATCCGTGGGAGGAGCCGCGCACGTTGCCGCGTACGGCGATTTATCATCCGGTACACACCAGCCCTGGGCTCCAGGACTGGCAGGCCGACTGGCACGCCGGGCAACCCGTGGCAGCACTGCTGTTTTATCGCTCGCACTTGCAAGCAGCCAACACCGCTTTTGTCGATGTGTTTTGCCAGCGTTTACTGGCAGCCGGGCTCAATCCCTTGCCGATTGCCGTGGCCAGCCTGAAAGAACCGGGTTGTCTGAACATGGTTCAGGATGTGCTCGACGAGGTCGAGGCCGGGGTGATTCTGAACACCACCGGGTTTGCCCAGTCGAGCCCCGAAGCGCCGCATCTTCGACCGTTTCGACGCAATATCCCGGTGATCCAGGCGATCTGCGCCCAGGACAATCAGCCCGGCTGGGAAGCCAGCGAGCAGGGCCTGGGGCCCCGTGACCTGGCCATGCACATTGCCTTGCCCGAGCTGGATGGCCGGATCATCAGCCGCCCGATCAGCTTCAAGGACCTGGCATGGCGCAGCGAACGCAGCCAGTCGGATGTGGTGTGCTACCGCGCCCACCCCGAACGCATGGACTTTGTCGCTGAGCTGGCACACCGCTGGATCGAGCTGGCCCGCCTCCCGAACCCGCAAAAGCGCATCGCCCTGATTCTGGCCAACTACCCGACCCGCGATGGTCGAATTGGCAATGGCGTGGGACTCGACACCCCGGCAGCCGCGCTGAATATCCTGCGGGCCTTGCAGGCGGAGGGTTATCCGCTGGACGCGGAGTTGCCCGAAACCGGCACGGCGCTGATTCAAGCCTTGTTGGGCGGCGTCAGTAATGACCTGGATACCCTGGATCTGCGGCCTTGCCAGCAAAGCCTGGCCCTGGATGACTACTGGGCGATGTTTCAGCGCTTGCCCGAAGTCAATCGCCAGGCGGTGCTTGAGCGCTGGGGCGGACCGGAAAACGATCCGATGTTCCGCAATGGTCGCCTGATGATCGCCGGTTTGCGCTTTGGCCTGACCTTTGTCGGCATTCAGCCGGCCCGCGGCTATCAGGTCGATGCCAGCGCGGTGTACCACGACCCGGACCTCGTGCCGCCACACGCCTATCTGGCGTTCTACTTCTGGCTGCGCAACACCTATGGCGCCCACGCCGTGGTGCACGTCGGCAAGCACGGCAATCTGGAATGGCTGCCCGGCAAGGGCGTCGGGCTGTCGGAGCATTGCTGGCCTGACGCCATTCTCGGCCCGATGCCCAACGTGTATCCGTTTATCGTCAACGATCCGGGCGAGGGCGCTCAGGCCAAACGCCGCACACAGGCGGTGATCATCGACCATTTGATGCCACCGCTGACCCGTGCCGAAACCTATGGCCCGCTGCGCGATCTGGAGTTGCTGGCCGACGAATATTACGAAGCGCAATTGCTTGATCCGCGTCGAGCGCAGGAGCTGCAACGGGACATTCTCAAACTGGTGCGCGAAACCCGTATCGACCGTGAGTTGCAGTTGGATGAGTCGCTGGGCAGTGACGCAGATGCAGCCATTTGGCTGCCTCGCCTGGACACTTACTTGTGCGACCTCAAAGAGTCGCAAATCCGCGACGGCCTGCATATTTTCGGCGAATCGCCAGCCGGGCGCTTGCGCATCGATACGTTGCAGGCCTTGTTGCGAATTCCCCGTGGCGACGGGCGCGGCGCCCAATCGAGTGTCTTGCGGGCGCTGGCCAACGCGTTCGAGCTGTGTTTCGACCCGCTGGACTGTGCGCTGGCCGAGCCTTGGACGGCGCACCAGCCCCGTGAACTGCAGCGGCTCAACGACGAAGTGTGGCGCACCGCCGGCGATACCCGTGAACGCCTGGAGTTGTATGCCGCACAGCTGATTGAACAGGCCCTGAACGGAACGCTGTGTTTGCCCGAGAGCGAACAATGGGCCGATGTGCGGGCCATTTTTGCCGAACTGCTGGCCGGTGTGGCACCGCGACTGGATGCTTGCGGCCCGGCTGAAATGCAAGGTTTGCTGGATGCCCTGAGCGGGCGGTTTGTACCTGCCGGGCCCAGCGGTGCGCCGAGTCGCGGGCGGCTTGACGTACTGCCGACCGGGCGCAATTTCTTCTCGGTAGATGTGCGCAACCTGCCCACCACCACTGCCTGGCGCATCGGTTTTCAGTCGGCCACCCTGATCCTTGAGCGGCACTTGCAAGATCACGGCGAGCATTTGCTTCAGCTGGGCTTGTCGGTGTGGGGAACCGCAACCATGCGCACCGGCGGCGATGATATCGCGCAGGCCATGGCGCTGATGGGCGTGCGCCCGGTGTGGGCCACGGGCAGTCAGCGGGTGGATGACTTCGAAATCCTTCCGGTCAGCCTGCTGGATCGCCCTCGGGTTGACGTCACGCTACGGGTTTCGGGGTTCTTCCGCGATGCCTTTGCCAACCTGATCCGCCTGTTTGATGCGGCGGTACAGGCCGTGGCAGCGCTGGATGAACCGGACGAACTGAATCCACTGGCCGCCAAGGTACGCAGTGAGCGCGAGCAACTGGAACGTGAAGGGCTGACACCCGAGGCCGCGGCGCGGCAGGCGGGTTGGCGTGTGTTCGGGGCCAAACCCGGCGCCTATGGCGCAGGCGTGCAAGGCGCGATTGACGGGCGTTTGTGGGAAAGCCGTGATGATCTGGCCGAGGTGTACCTCAACTGGGGCGGTTATGCCTATGGCGCTGCCGATGAAGGCACCGCGGCCCGTGGCCAGTTCGCCCGGCGCTTGAGCCAGGTGCAGGCGGTGGTGCAGAACCAGGACAACCGCGAACACGATGTGCTCGACTCCAATGATTACTATCAATTCCAGGGTGGCATGCTGGCGGCTGTCGAAAGCCTCAGTGGCCAGCAAGCCGCAAGCTATCATGGTGACCATAGCCAGCCGGACCTGCCGAAAATCCGTACGCTCAAGGAAGAACTGAACCGGGTCATACGCTCCCGGGCAGCCAATCCGAAGTGGATCGAAGGGGTCAAGCGCCATGGTTATAAAGGCGCGTTCGAAATGGCCGCGACCCTCGACAACCTGTTCGCGTTCGATGCGACCACCCAGTTGATCGACGACCATCAATACGCCTTGCTGGCTGATGCCTATGTGCTGGATCCGGACACCCGCGAGTTTGTCCGCGAGCATAACCCGCATGCCCTGCGCGACATGACCGAACGCCTGCTTGAAGCTCAGCAGCGCGGGTTGTGGAGCGAGCCGGGCGAATACCGCGAAGCGCTGGAAAACCTGCTGCTGGACATAGAAGAAGAGTGA
- a CDS encoding ATP-binding protein produces the protein MTDTPHFPLSAVVGAHALKLALYLTAIDPKIGGVLIEGPRGMAKSTLARGLADLLASGQFVTLPLGATEERLLGTLDLDAALGQGKAQFSPGVLAKADGGVLYVDEVNLLADHLVDVLLDVAASGTNVVERDGISHRHAARFVLIGTMNPEEGELRPQLLDRFGLNVAMSGQPLPAERSDIIRRRLDFDADPQGFCARWADEQDRLRQRCQRARELLPQIALDDVSLAAISERCFAAAVDGMRADLVWLRAARAHAAWRGVQAISAEDIEAVAEFALRHRRREQSAQAPTPDQPQAPSGSASSGAGQGQWGEMPAQPQATGERREVPSWPKKP, from the coding sequence ATGACTGACACCCCGCATTTCCCGTTATCGGCGGTGGTCGGCGCGCACGCGTTGAAGCTGGCGCTGTACCTGACGGCGATCGACCCGAAAATTGGCGGTGTGCTCATCGAAGGCCCGCGCGGCATGGCCAAGTCGACCCTGGCCCGTGGCCTGGCGGATCTGCTTGCCAGTGGCCAGTTCGTCACCTTGCCGCTGGGCGCCACCGAAGAGCGACTGCTGGGCACACTGGATCTCGACGCGGCGCTGGGGCAGGGCAAGGCTCAGTTCTCGCCGGGGGTACTGGCCAAAGCCGATGGCGGCGTGCTGTATGTCGATGAAGTGAACCTGCTGGCGGACCATTTGGTAGACGTGCTGCTGGATGTGGCCGCCAGCGGCACCAACGTGGTTGAGCGCGATGGTATCTCCCATCGGCATGCCGCACGCTTTGTGCTGATTGGCACGATGAACCCTGAAGAAGGGGAGTTGCGCCCACAACTGCTCGACCGTTTTGGCCTGAATGTGGCCATGAGCGGGCAGCCGCTACCGGCCGAGCGCAGCGACATCATTCGTCGGCGACTGGATTTTGATGCCGATCCCCAGGGGTTTTGTGCCCGCTGGGCAGATGAGCAGGACCGCTTGCGACAACGTTGCCAACGGGCCCGCGAGTTATTGCCCCAGATTGCGCTGGATGACGTCTCATTGGCCGCCATCAGCGAACGCTGTTTTGCGGCCGCCGTCGACGGCATGCGCGCTGACCTTGTGTGGCTGCGGGCGGCGCGAGCCCATGCAGCATGGCGCGGGGTGCAGGCAATCAGTGCGGAAGATATCGAGGCTGTGGCCGAATTTGCCCTGCGTCACCGACGCCGTGAACAGTCGGCGCAAGCCCCAACGCCGGATCAGCCGCAAGCGCCATCCGGCTCGGCTTCGTCCGGTGCCGGGCAAGGTCAATGGGGCGAAATGCCCGCACAACCTCAGGCCACGGGCGAGCGACGGGAAGTGCCGAGCTGGCCAAAAAAGCCTTAG
- a CDS encoding vWA domain-containing protein, with product MGRNARTTSGHGRATGSAELAKKALGIRPRSAEGADAKPEAGPLSHGKQGASRPAGRGAVDWVATLLRGRPRERKDLAFKTRQRTAQELWMVVVDASASTRRHQALGDAKGLLAQLFEDAYRQRARVAVMTASGNAPEWHVSGSKVSTALNDWLATLGAGGGTPLLQALEEMAGWLSARRQRFPDEQQRLLVLTDGRLKAWGILPQVECPSVLIDIERGPIRLGRARQLAAELNADYRHIDGA from the coding sequence ATGGGGCGAAATGCCCGCACAACCTCAGGCCACGGGCGAGCGACGGGAAGTGCCGAGCTGGCCAAAAAAGCCTTAGGCATTCGCCCCCGATCGGCCGAGGGGGCGGATGCCAAACCCGAGGCAGGCCCGCTCAGCCATGGCAAACAGGGCGCCAGTCGCCCGGCCGGTCGGGGTGCAGTGGACTGGGTGGCGACCTTGTTGCGCGGGCGGCCCCGCGAGCGCAAAGACCTGGCGTTCAAAACCCGACAGCGGACGGCTCAGGAGTTGTGGATGGTGGTGGTGGACGCTTCGGCTTCAACTCGCCGCCATCAGGCACTGGGTGATGCCAAGGGATTGCTGGCACAGCTGTTCGAGGATGCTTACCGGCAGCGTGCACGTGTGGCGGTCATGACCGCCAGTGGCAACGCGCCGGAATGGCACGTCAGCGGGAGCAAGGTGTCCACGGCGTTGAATGACTGGCTGGCAACACTGGGCGCCGGTGGCGGCACGCCGCTGCTGCAGGCGCTGGAAGAGATGGCAGGGTGGTTGAGCGCGCGTCGCCAGCGCTTTCCAGATGAGCAGCAACGCTTGCTGGTACTGACCGATGGCCGCCTGAAAGCATGGGGGATATTGCCGCAGGTTGAATGCCCCAGCGTACTGATCGACATCGAGCGCGGCCCGATACGCCTTGGCCGGGCGCGGCAACTGGCGGCAGAACTGAATGCCGATTATCGGCACATCGATGGGGCGTGA
- a CDS encoding AAA family ATPase, which produces MKVVVLAGPESSGKSWLSAQLQQQFGGILVGEYVRHFIEQNPRDTCLADIPQIARGQLAQEDAARALQPELLILDTHLLSNMLWSQTLFGDCPDWLEAELLRRHYDLHLLLSPDNVEWTPDGQRCQPSLSERQAFFSASRQWLEQHHQPTQVITGDWQARQQQAFAAVEHLLGR; this is translated from the coding sequence ATGAAAGTAGTCGTACTGGCCGGGCCAGAGTCGAGTGGCAAGAGCTGGTTGTCGGCTCAATTGCAGCAGCAGTTTGGCGGGATTCTGGTGGGTGAATATGTGCGTCATTTCATCGAACAGAACCCTCGCGACACCTGTCTGGCCGACATTCCGCAGATCGCTCGCGGGCAATTGGCCCAGGAAGATGCCGCCCGCGCCCTGCAGCCGGAATTGCTGATTCTGGACACCCATTTATTGAGCAACATGCTCTGGAGTCAAACCCTGTTCGGTGATTGCCCTGACTGGCTTGAGGCTGAGCTGTTGCGCCGCCATTACGACTTGCACCTGCTGTTGTCGCCCGACAATGTCGAATGGACGCCGGACGGTCAGCGCTGCCAGCCCTCGCTGAGCGAGCGTCAGGCTTTTTTCAGCGCCAGCCGGCAATGGCTTGAACAGCATCACCAGCCCACGCAAGTGATCACGGGCGACTGGCAAGCACGTCAGCAACAGGCCTTTGCCGCAGTCGAGCATCTGCTCGGGCGCTGA
- the pnuC gene encoding nicotinamide riboside transporter PnuC — MSGLELFAAALGVIAVWLTVKQNPWCWPIGLVMVLLYSWIFFEVKLYSDMLLQGVYAVLQIYGWWQWTRAGALHEGRQVTSLTPHEISTGLAYGAVGSVVLGALMAHWTDAAQPWLDAALTGFSLVAQWWMAQKRLQCWALWFVVDVIFVGLFVYKGLYLTAGLYALFTVIAIQGWRDWRADPALRT; from the coding sequence ATGTCAGGGCTTGAGCTGTTCGCCGCCGCACTCGGCGTGATCGCCGTCTGGTTGACAGTCAAACAAAACCCCTGGTGCTGGCCTATCGGGTTGGTGATGGTGTTGCTGTATAGCTGGATATTCTTCGAGGTGAAGCTGTACTCCGACATGCTGCTGCAAGGGGTATACGCCGTACTGCAAATCTATGGCTGGTGGCAGTGGACCCGCGCCGGGGCCTTGCATGAAGGACGTCAGGTAACATCGCTCACCCCTCACGAAATCAGCACCGGCCTGGCTTACGGCGCGGTCGGCAGCGTAGTGCTCGGCGCGCTCATGGCGCACTGGACCGACGCGGCACAGCCGTGGCTCGATGCCGCCCTGACCGGCTTCAGCCTTGTTGCTCAGTGGTGGATGGCACAAAAACGGTTGCAGTGCTGGGCCTTGTGGTTTGTCGTCGATGTGATTTTCGTCGGTTTGTTCGTCTACAAGGGCTTGTACCTGACCGCCGGTTTGTACGCCCTGTTCACCGTGATTGCGATTCAAGGCTGGCGTGACTGGCGGGCCGATCCGGCGCTGCGCACATGA